From one Nematostella vectensis chromosome 7, jaNemVect1.1, whole genome shotgun sequence genomic stretch:
- the LOC5503063 gene encoding mediator of RNA polymerase II transcription subunit 17, with protein sequence MRNDIYSSKMPVNMAAGLSVNIAIEQLLESEVEEIARDGQEKYVPQLSMSEQLSKLAHKIDFLSEAKSKADDNADDNDDESDNKTLVTFQPSLWPWDSVRTKLRNALTEVCVLSDLLNVVKEKKYVVLDPVSQSQAISKPTLQLLAKKKNLRDAATILLQGSKRMESAVQERMSQQSRPDQERSDFHSELINLRQRWRLKRTGNSLMGDLTYRSAGSQFWNPGLFEVTKPTGVDNTHGNTPAPSVSGALEVKVSSDLEGVAEVNVQIVESGTDVHMYSGKSKVLAKMNSRQPWQGKLEAAQRNLFCKELFTQLSQEAYSSRGTTTNLVMGNEIKTEVFPGLELCITYSHNKTTSTDEDPTPKDETMSQDPHEQPEALNLHPLEYILHSLLRRRHKQNQTMAPPNPVTAHLIPGTSKKLRLAGPGALRSSEVASSYENEPILNTIISVAKHQILKTKVMEMIGKLSSEVTDPCLQCNWASVSSEIAASAVIHIHAPELQDSGRVSVRLQIGIQEVQATCDDGRSVTCSSHVQDLKDFLLSQVAQHRVLVAHTMAVSLGWHVIHHSNHVATGPVEYQGHAAGLVVTSPDSDRSIAVRAGPSSGISVAVRRPRGSLPDFLSDPKWSLVGSEFVSVDLQSMPGRTFVQKMYLLLGVEMSLKN encoded by the exons ATGCGCAATGATATTTATTCGAGCAAAATGCCCGTGAACATGGCGGCCGGATTGTCTGTGAACATCGCTATTGAACAGCTTTTAGAGAGCGAAGTGGAGGAAATTGCGAGAGATGGGCAAGAAAAATATGTACC TCAGTTATCTATGTCAGAGCAGCTTTCAAAGCTTGCACACAAGATAGATTTCCTCTCAGAAGCTAAGAGCAAGGCAGATGATAAtgctgatgacaatgatgatgaaagTGATAACAAGACGTTAGTCACCTTCCAGCCCTCCCTTTGGCCATGGGACTCTGTTCGAACCAAACTAAG GAATGCCCTGACTGAGGTTTGCGTTCTCTCTGACCTGTTGAATGTGGTGAAAGAGAAGAAGTATGTTGTGCTGGACCCTGTCTCACAGTCACAAGCAATCTCAAAACCAACACTACAGCTACTAGCAAAGAAGAAG AATTTGCGTGATGCGGCAACCATCTTGTTGCAAGGCTCAAAACGCATGGAGAGTGCTGTCCAGGAAAGAATGTCACAACAATCCAGACCTGACCAGGAAAGGAGTGATTTCCACTCAGAATTGATTAACCTGCGACAGAGATGGAGACTGAAGCGTACTGGAAACAGCCTGATGGGTGACCTCACGTACAGATCAG CTGGCTCCCAGTTCTGGAATCCTGGGCTGTTTGAAGTCACCAAGCCAACAGGTGTTGACAACACCCATGGCAACACCCCTGCACCTAGTGTCTCTGGTGCCCTAGAGGTGAAAGTCAGTAGTGATTTAGAAGGAGTGGCCGAAGTCAATGTCCAGATTGTAGAGTCCGGGACAGACGTACACATGTACTCAG ggAAAAGTAAGGTCCTTGCAAAAATGAACAGTAGACAACCCTGGCAAGGCAAATTAGAAGCGGCTCAGAGAAACCTGTTCTGCAAAGAGTTATTCACCCAG TTATCCCAAGAGGCATATAGCAGTCGAGGAACTACAACAAACTTAGTCATGGGGAATGAGATCAAAACAGAG GTATTTCCAGGCTTGGAGCTATGCATAACTTATTCTCACAACAAAACCACTTCAACTGATGAGGATCCAACACCTAAAGATGAGACG ATGTCTCAAGACCCGCATGAACAACCAGAAGCACTGAATCTCCACCCACTGGAGTACATCCTACATTCACTACTCAGGAGACGACACAAACAGAACCAGACAATGGCCCCACCCAACCCTGTCACAGCGCATCTCATCCCTGGAACCAGCAAGAAACTGCGATTAGCTGGACCAGGGGCTTTGAGATCATCAGAGGTTGCATCCTCATATGAAAA tgAGCCTATCCTAAATACTATTATCTCTGTTGCAAAACACCAGATCCTGAAAACCAA GGTGATGGAGATGATTGGCAAACTGTCATCAGAAGTGACAGATCCCTGTCTTCAGTGTAACTGGGCTAGTGTTTCATCAGAGATAGCAGCCTCTGCCGTCATCCACATCCACGCACCAGAACTGCAAGACAGCGGCAG GGTGTCTGTCCGACTTCAGATTGGCATCCAGGAGGTGCAGGCTACCTGTGATGATGGCCGCTCTGTCACATGCTCAAGTCATGTGCAAGATCTGAAGGATTTCCTGCTGAGTCAG GTTGCCCAGCACCGAGTGCTCGTCGCACACACCATGGCCGTCAGCTTAGGCTGGCACGTGATACACCACAGCAATCACGTGGCCACCGGACCTGTTGAGTACCAGGGACACGCGGCAGGACtggtggtgacgtcacctGATAGTGACAG GTCCATTGCTGTTCGAGCTGGGCCGTCCAGCGGTATCAGCGTGGCAGTTAGGCGCCCCAGGGGCTCGTTACCAGACTTCCTATCTGATCCCAAGTGGAGCCTGGTTGGCTCGGAATTTGTTTCCGTTGACTTGCAAAGCATGCCGGGAAGAACATTTGTACAAAAGATGTATTTGTTGCTTGGAGTTGAAATGTCGCTCAAGAACTGA